In the genome of Candidatus Moraniibacteriota bacterium, one region contains:
- the dnaA gene encoding chromosomal replication initiator protein DnaA has protein sequence MKQEELWKTVLGELELSVSKANFETWLLNTELVSLENGIARIAVGSPFTKEWLENRYNHIILQALQKQDASVREISCFIRTASDGVNAKPSVAAPVRVSDHAPLTPKSDDHAALARYVDTLEKPWESASQRQSSEVKKIDIVAKEETASNLPPGILPVRPTISQDAPIQTAPSLPRRPVASNLNPRYTFENFIIGENNELARAASFAVSQSPGTLYNPLFIYGVVGVGKTHLLQSIGNEARKNNPDLVVRYTTSEQFTNELINHLKNQTMEDFKQSYREIDILLIDDVQFLSGREKTQQEFFHVFNNLHQLNKQVVITSDRTPRAIPTIEDRLKSRFEGGMIADVSRPDLETRMAILRLKLLEKGTNLEEDCIRFIAENITNNARELEGALNRVLVSAEFQKVRPTPAYVAKVLGQIITAHKQAVTIETIARAAAEFYNVAEEELYKKGRKKEIALARQTAMYLARTELDVSLSGVGKHFGGRDHTTVLHAVERIQKDMEKDGRFKEDIVSLRERLYRE, from the coding sequence ATGAAGCAAGAAGAACTCTGGAAAACCGTTTTGGGGGAGTTGGAATTGTCTGTTTCAAAAGCAAATTTCGAGACATGGCTTTTGAATACCGAACTTGTTTCCCTGGAAAACGGCATAGCGCGCATCGCTGTCGGAAGTCCGTTTACCAAGGAATGGCTGGAAAATCGATACAATCACATTATTCTGCAGGCGCTTCAGAAACAAGATGCTTCCGTTCGAGAAATTTCCTGTTTTATTCGTACGGCATCCGACGGAGTAAATGCCAAACCATCGGTTGCCGCACCTGTGCGCGTAAGTGATCATGCTCCGTTGACACCAAAGTCAGATGACCATGCGGCGCTTGCGCGGTATGTGGATACTCTTGAAAAGCCGTGGGAAAGCGCTTCTCAGCGCCAGTCTTCTGAAGTAAAGAAAATTGACATTGTTGCGAAAGAAGAGACGGCGTCAAACTTGCCTCCCGGCATACTGCCGGTCCGTCCGACAATCAGTCAGGACGCGCCAATCCAGACAGCTCCCTCCTTGCCTCGTCGACCGGTTGCGTCCAATCTCAATCCTCGATATACATTTGAGAATTTCATTATCGGTGAAAACAATGAGCTCGCGCGGGCAGCGTCGTTTGCGGTATCTCAAAGTCCGGGCACGCTCTATAACCCGCTTTTCATATATGGCGTGGTAGGTGTGGGGAAGACACATCTTTTGCAGTCGATCGGCAATGAAGCGCGGAAGAATAATCCGGACTTGGTAGTGCGCTATACCACGTCTGAGCAATTTACCAATGAACTGATCAATCATTTGAAAAATCAGACCATGGAGGACTTCAAACAGTCGTATCGGGAAATTGACATACTGCTTATCGACGATGTGCAATTTCTCTCCGGTCGCGAGAAAACCCAGCAGGAATTTTTTCATGTATTCAACAATCTTCACCAGTTGAACAAGCAAGTGGTTATTACCAGTGATCGAACGCCACGGGCGATTCCAACGATAGAGGATCGGCTGAAGAGTCGTTTCGAAGGCGGCATGATTGCCGATGTGAGTCGTCCCGATCTCGAGACTCGCATGGCGATACTTCGTCTTAAGTTGCTCGAAAAAGGGACAAATCTCGAGGAAGATTGTATCCGGTTTATCGCGGAGAATATCACGAATAATGCGCGCGAGCTTGAGGGCGCTTTGAATCGCGTCTTGGTATCGGCGGAGTTTCAGAAAGTCCGTCCAACGCCCGCCTATGTCGCCAAGGTGCTCGGGCAGATTATTACTGCGCACAAGCAAGCGGTGACAATCGAAACCATCGCACGCGCAGCGGCCGAATTTTACAACGTCGCCGAAGAGGAGCTGTATAAGAAAGGTCGAAAGAAAGAGATTGCGCTCGCGAGACAAACGGCGATGTATCTTGCCCGCACCGAACTCGACGTCTCGCTCTCGGGCGTCGGCAAGCACTTTGGCGGACGCGACCACACGACCGTACTGCATGCCGTTGAGCGTATTCAAAAAGACATGGAAAAAGACGGGCGCTTCAAAGAAGACATCGTGAGTTTGCGCGAGCGATTGTATCGGGAGTGA
- a CDS encoding DUF4173 domain-containing protein, with amino-acid sequence MKVETQKIAVLGKNALVIGSFSLSVYFVIALWNFWSTFVDALGFNSTVFILGFVLLFLASYRITDWKKHALWIVPVVLIALSFSLWENPYLKIVSILLLPLIMSVVFGYALLPTKTIDIWFVLLSIIGRMTLIFKLKAAVSLVCGRWRSTEGENKKIFSRVVLGLLLFSILALTVFIPLLSSVDPQFAVLMRGVLDWFYQVLSFRYMGRIAFASIATVLIIGYFLSFERRSDDMKGQSLPQKTVLDPVISGIVLGGVLMIYVVFIALQLPYLWVNQLPVDFQSTEQLVKSGFWQLLLLSVINIIFFFGYFKKTNTGVQNILKAFTIASFLLLISAGHRMFLYILFYGLSYEKFFASYTVIYCAILFAWLSYKLFLRRGGNLAKHLIFSLLWMYGIATIMPVERIIFSFNAEMSRRADSRIKMNELRMLSYDVLPLVATYRRDEGWQGDWCYWAEREMRTVARKKWYEKNLANFADIRVPERWKKTEGCTTLQEQTIPSEPEPTLPEDTQTRYNDTDFSFQVKYPNKEWRIIQLFDFEKNQKRGIHLYKDEKTDVSIQPIGNARLTIDHSIKPRITRLSDHLTGIKTVWESLNGNGVIVIKLDAYPESWNSEHAIEARYTRDTKRAVEGILESLVLSK; translated from the coding sequence ATGAAAGTTGAGACGCAAAAAATCGCTGTATTGGGAAAGAATGCTCTGGTTATCGGGTCATTTTCGTTATCTGTATATTTTGTGATAGCGCTTTGGAATTTTTGGTCCACCTTCGTCGATGCGCTTGGATTCAATAGTACGGTATTTATTCTTGGATTTGTACTCCTCTTCCTTGCCTCCTATAGAATAACCGATTGGAAAAAACACGCTCTCTGGATTGTTCCCGTAGTGCTCATTGCTTTGAGCTTTTCACTGTGGGAAAACCCCTATCTGAAGATTGTGAGCATTCTCTTGTTGCCACTTATTATGAGTGTTGTGTTTGGCTATGCGCTTCTCCCCACAAAAACTATTGATATATGGTTTGTTCTTCTTTCGATAATAGGAAGAATGACACTCATTTTTAAGTTGAAAGCAGCTGTCTCTTTGGTGTGCGGCAGGTGGCGTTCGACCGAAGGGGAAAATAAGAAAATATTCTCACGAGTTGTTCTGGGTCTTCTTCTCTTTTCTATTCTCGCTCTTACTGTTTTCATTCCACTGTTGTCTTCAGTTGATCCGCAGTTTGCAGTGCTTATGCGGGGCGTTCTTGATTGGTTCTATCAGGTATTGTCTTTTCGATATATGGGTCGAATCGCTTTTGCCTCGATTGCCACAGTGCTCATTATAGGCTATTTCCTTTCTTTCGAGAGACGATCAGACGACATGAAGGGTCAGTCGTTGCCGCAGAAAACCGTTCTTGATCCGGTCATTTCGGGGATCGTCCTTGGGGGAGTGCTCATGATTTATGTTGTATTTATAGCTCTGCAACTCCCCTATCTTTGGGTGAATCAATTGCCGGTTGATTTCCAGTCAACCGAACAGTTGGTGAAGAGTGGTTTTTGGCAACTTCTGCTTCTTTCGGTTATAAACATCATTTTCTTTTTCGGATATTTTAAGAAAACCAATACAGGAGTTCAGAACATACTGAAAGCGTTTACGATTGCTTCATTTCTTCTCTTGATTTCGGCTGGGCACCGGATGTTTCTCTACATTCTCTTCTATGGTCTGAGTTATGAAAAATTTTTCGCCTCATATACAGTGATATACTGTGCTATTCTCTTTGCATGGTTGTCGTATAAACTGTTTCTTCGTCGCGGAGGCAATCTTGCGAAACATTTAATTTTCTCATTGCTCTGGATGTATGGAATCGCCACGATAATGCCGGTGGAAAGAATCATCTTTTCTTTTAACGCGGAGATGTCGCGTCGAGCTGATTCTAGGATCAAGATGAACGAACTCAGAATGCTTTCATACGATGTTCTCCCTTTAGTGGCGACATACCGTCGGGATGAGGGATGGCAAGGGGATTGGTGCTATTGGGCCGAGAGGGAAATGCGTACCGTAGCGAGAAAAAAGTGGTATGAAAAGAACTTAGCGAATTTTGCTGATATACGTGTTCCCGAGAGATGGAAAAAAACTGAGGGATGCACCACACTTCAAGAACAAACCATACCGTCCGAACCCGAACCAACGCTCCCAGAAGATACTCAAACACGATACAATGACACGGATTTTTCGTTCCAAGTGAAATATCCAAATAAGGAATGGAGAATCATACAACTCTTTGATTTTGAAAAGAATCAAAAGAGGGGTATACATCTCTATAAAGATGAAAAAACGGATGTTTCCATTCAGCCGATAGGAAATGCACGACTGACAATTGATCACTCCATAAAGCCACGTATCACACGCCTAAGTGATCATCTTACGGGGATAAAAACCGTTTGGGAGTCCTTGAACGGTAATGGAGTGATTGTTATCAAGCTGGATGCATATCCGGAATCTTGGAATAGTGAACATGCCATTGAAGCAAGATATACCAGGGACACTAAAAGAGCAGTGGAAGGTATTCTTGAGAGTCTGGTACTGAGCAAGTGA
- the dnaN gene encoding DNA polymerase III subunit beta, producing the protein MKIMCTQENLKRAIGAVERAAGRQSALPVLANVLLETESGRLKLSATNLEIGIIARVGAKVEEEGSLTVPVKVLSQFVGNLPGTEVATLEETAQSLSISCGGYRVKIKGLPATDFPIIPAKKSTKSIELPAQAFRTALSRLLPCVATQETRLELTGVNFLFSEKELALAATDSFRLAEEIVPIETFLDEDMLSEIGAIGSLILPATTLMEVSRAISPTQKTLSMTLDENQVFFEMEGVEVISRLILGKFPDYRQIMPQEFSFSAILEKEVFLRSLKIASVFAAGEIAIDLAADEGTVRVEAVSSGVGEQQAEVPAKFLAGNGQLRVVFPPKSLLDGVGFMETPSIVFRGNTSGTPVALAMVDSDTPRSSFTYIMMPIQK; encoded by the coding sequence ATGAAAATCATGTGTACGCAGGAGAATTTGAAGCGGGCGATCGGGGCGGTGGAGCGCGCGGCGGGGAGACAGAGCGCGCTTCCGGTTTTGGCAAATGTGCTTCTTGAGACGGAATCGGGCCGTCTCAAGCTCTCGGCGACCAATCTCGAAATCGGCATCATAGCGCGCGTCGGCGCCAAGGTGGAAGAGGAGGGAAGTCTCACGGTGCCGGTCAAGGTGCTCTCGCAATTTGTTGGGAATCTCCCGGGGACGGAAGTGGCTACGCTCGAAGAAACCGCGCAGTCGCTATCCATTTCATGCGGCGGATACCGCGTGAAAATCAAAGGCTTGCCAGCAACGGATTTTCCGATTATTCCCGCCAAGAAAAGTACGAAGTCAATAGAGCTTCCGGCACAGGCGTTTCGCACGGCCCTTTCCCGGCTCTTGCCGTGCGTTGCGACACAGGAGACGCGCCTGGAGCTTACCGGTGTGAATTTCTTGTTCTCTGAGAAAGAGCTGGCGCTTGCGGCGACAGACAGTTTTCGTCTCGCGGAAGAAATCGTGCCGATCGAGACATTTCTCGATGAAGACATGCTCTCGGAAATCGGCGCAATCGGATCGCTTATTCTCCCGGCGACCACGCTTATGGAAGTGTCTCGCGCTATCAGTCCGACGCAGAAAACTCTTTCTATGACGCTCGATGAGAATCAGGTGTTCTTTGAAATGGAAGGTGTCGAAGTGATCTCGCGCCTTATTCTCGGTAAGTTCCCGGATTACCGGCAGATTATGCCGCAAGAATTTTCATTTTCTGCGATTCTTGAGAAGGAAGTATTTCTGCGATCACTCAAAATAGCCAGTGTATTTGCTGCCGGAGAAATTGCAATCGACCTGGCTGCTGATGAGGGCACGGTGCGTGTCGAAGCGGTTTCGAGCGGTGTTGGTGAACAACAAGCGGAAGTCCCAGCGAAGTTTCTTGCGGGCAATGGACAGCTTCGCGTTGTCTTTCCGCCAAAGTCGCTCCTTGACGGTGTCGGCTTTATGGAGACTCCCTCGATTGTTTTTCGCGGGAACACCTCCGGGACGCCGGTTGCGCTTGCTATGGTCGACAGCGATACGCCGCGATCGAGTTTTACCTATATTATGATGCCGATACAGAAATAG
- a CDS encoding nucleotidyl transferase AbiEii/AbiGii toxin family protein: MHPEILEATQRNILPSLSVFSSKFGLVGGTAIAYIIGHRRSIDFDLFSISPFDNTAITSKLRSFAPIERVFVDELDQYEALVGGVRITFLRYPYALDFSESFESTLRMPNLQTLGAMKLFALGRRAKWKDYVDLYFILRDHSSLTDIMIKTREMFGNEFNEKILREQLAYFDDIDYSESVSYLPGFETPDETVRDFLVKASIA, encoded by the coding sequence ATGCACCCCGAAATCCTTGAAGCTACCCAGCGAAATATCCTACCATCACTCTCCGTTTTTTCTTCAAAATTCGGTTTGGTTGGAGGAACGGCAATTGCCTACATTATCGGACATCGGCGATCGATCGACTTCGATTTGTTTTCCATATCACCGTTCGACAACACTGCTATCACATCAAAACTTCGGTCATTCGCTCCCATCGAACGCGTTTTTGTGGACGAACTCGATCAGTATGAAGCGCTTGTTGGCGGTGTTCGGATTACATTTCTTCGTTATCCGTATGCGCTCGACTTTTCCGAATCGTTCGAGTCAACACTTCGCATGCCAAATCTCCAAACGCTCGGCGCCATGAAACTCTTCGCCCTGGGTCGCCGTGCCAAATGGAAAGACTACGTCGATCTTTACTTCATCTTGAGAGATCATTCCTCTCTCACCGATATCATGATAAAAACTCGGGAAATGTTTGGAAACGAATTCAACGAAAAAATCCTCCGCGAACAGCTTGCATATTTCGACGATATCGATTATTCCGAATCCGTTTCTTACCTCCCGGGTTTCGAAACACCAGACGAAACCGTGCGCGACTTCCTCGTAAAAGCAAGTATCGCTTAA
- a CDS encoding DUF1003 domain-containing protein, with amino-acid sequence MAQQSQSDARETKPVLPEHVPSAVEQLADRAAKWIGSVPSLLAHSAFFVGSFSLFFFGVSLDHILLLLTTVVSLEAIYLAIFIQMTVNRHSENIEGVREDIEDIQEDVEDISEDIEDIQEDVEEIGEDVEGIQKEVEEIGDDVEDIQKDVDDIQEDVEDISDDIEKEDSEEDRERRSTDEKLEKIESALQSLVRDIERLRRRE; translated from the coding sequence ATGGCACAGCAGTCACAATCCGATGCTCGTGAGACGAAACCGGTTTTGCCAGAGCATGTGCCGAGTGCGGTTGAGCAATTGGCTGACCGGGCGGCGAAGTGGATCGGCTCGGTGCCGTCGCTTCTTGCACACTCGGCGTTCTTTGTCGGGTCGTTCTCACTCTTTTTCTTTGGGGTTTCTCTCGATCACATTCTCCTCCTCCTCACGACGGTCGTGTCGCTCGAGGCGATTTATCTTGCCATCTTTATTCAAATGACCGTGAATCGCCACTCGGAAAATATCGAAGGGGTTCGGGAGGATATTGAAGACATTCAAGAAGATGTCGAAGATATTTCCGAAGATATTGAAGACATTCAAGAAGATGTCGAAGAAATCGGCGAAGATGTGGAAGGGATTCAGAAGGAGGTGGAAGAAATCGGAGACGATGTCGAAGATATTCAGAAAGACGTCGATGACATTCAAGAAGATGTGGAAGACATTTCCGATGATATCGAGAAAGAGGACTCGGAAGAAGATCGCGAACGACGCTCGACTGATGAGAAATTGGAAAAGATAGAAAGCGCGCTCCAGTCGCTTGTACGTGATATAGAAAGGTTGCGGAGGAGAGAATAA
- a CDS encoding PBP1A family penicillin-binding protein has product MEHLQKVIREARDAWQRLRRDPDSLPSRLADSAVGRWCARFSRRRYIPTFSRGPLGTVNLPQDAMKKSLSPSSPKKKSGFWKWVLRIFLGCFLAGVISVIGVFAYFAKDLPSPGKVNARFIAESTKILDRTGEHLLYEVHGEEKRTIIPFSEMPETVRAATITLEDQDFYSHHGIKFSSIMRAVFKDFVGGGAQQGGSTITQQFVKNSLLTPEKTFTRKIKEAILSVEMEQKFSKDEILAMYLNEIPYGSNAYGLEAAAQTFFGKNAKDLTLDESALLASLPNAPTYYSPYGSHLEELKARQAKALTAMASLGYITADQADEAKAIDTLEKLTPQHEQISAPHFVMYVKEYLAKHYGDDQIEQGGLKVITTLDWDKQQAAEQAVSEGAEKNLRYNAENASLVAIDPKTGQILAMVGSKNYFDTKIDGQVNVAIRDRQPGSSFKPYVYLDAFTKGYVPETVLYDVPTNFSTDDGKSYEPQNYDGTFHGPIALMKALGGSLNIPAVKVLYLVGVKDAITLAKNLGITTLNQPDRYGLSLVLGGGEVKLLDHVNAYATLATGGIKHEKTAILRIENSKGEVQEEYQDSPGERIVAEKFVAMLDSVLSNNDNRAWVFGANSPLRFDNRPVVAKTGTTNEWRDAWTIGYTPSLAVGVWAGNNDNTPMKPGSDGSYVAAPIWRAFLDKALENTAVEEFPKYNPDDEIVPRDNDGDLKETESDNSTDTATENAPSETTETTDQTDDPLDPHFPKITKPLLGGWIEKKEGVKVCEIPKSDNLCLASDACPEKEQFKRDFISPHDILFYVDRNDPRGPIPDKPDRDPQYKLWDKAAEEWYGKDKKVIFESPPTEKCSEKDFSSKFGPSISLSVPSETSDASFSISAEGDAPYGVDSLEIFVDGDKVDSSGSDSLSTTYAIPNGKRGDTLSVEARLKDNNGNEVKTSKDVKTTAPSETS; this is encoded by the coding sequence ATGGAGCATCTGCAGAAGGTCATCCGAGAGGCGAGAGATGCCTGGCAACGGCTTCGGAGAGATCCGGATTCACTTCCCTCCCGGCTCGCCGATTCGGCAGTCGGACGCTGGTGCGCGCGCTTCTCCCGTCGCCGCTATATACCAACGTTTTCCCGCGGACCGCTTGGCACCGTCAATCTCCCACAGGACGCTATGAAGAAGTCTCTATCCCCTTCATCGCCCAAGAAAAAATCCGGCTTTTGGAAATGGGTGCTCCGAATATTCCTCGGATGTTTTCTGGCTGGCGTGATTTCCGTTATCGGCGTCTTCGCTTACTTCGCCAAAGACCTTCCGAGTCCCGGAAAAGTCAACGCGCGCTTTATTGCTGAATCGACCAAGATACTTGATCGCACCGGAGAGCATCTCCTCTATGAAGTGCACGGTGAAGAAAAGCGCACTATCATCCCATTCTCCGAAATGCCCGAAACGGTTCGCGCGGCAACGATCACGCTCGAAGATCAGGATTTCTATTCCCACCACGGCATCAAGTTCTCCTCCATCATGCGCGCCGTTTTCAAAGACTTCGTCGGCGGCGGTGCCCAGCAGGGCGGATCCACTATCACCCAGCAGTTTGTAAAGAATTCCCTTCTCACGCCGGAAAAAACATTCACGCGAAAAATCAAGGAAGCGATACTATCCGTCGAAATGGAGCAAAAATTTTCGAAAGACGAAATTCTCGCGATGTACTTAAATGAAATCCCCTATGGCTCAAACGCCTACGGACTCGAAGCGGCAGCGCAAACGTTCTTCGGCAAAAACGCGAAAGACCTGACACTCGACGAGTCCGCCCTCCTCGCTTCGCTCCCCAATGCGCCAACCTACTACTCTCCCTACGGATCACATCTCGAAGAGCTCAAAGCGCGCCAAGCCAAGGCACTCACCGCCATGGCAAGCCTTGGCTATATCACCGCCGACCAGGCGGATGAAGCAAAGGCGATTGATACACTCGAAAAACTCACCCCTCAGCACGAACAGATTTCAGCGCCGCACTTCGTCATGTACGTGAAAGAATACCTCGCCAAGCACTATGGCGATGACCAAATCGAGCAAGGTGGACTCAAAGTAATTACCACGCTCGACTGGGATAAACAGCAAGCTGCCGAACAAGCCGTCTCCGAAGGTGCCGAGAAAAACCTTCGCTACAATGCCGAGAATGCCTCGCTCGTCGCCATCGATCCCAAAACCGGACAGATCCTCGCCATGGTCGGATCGAAGAACTACTTCGATACCAAAATAGACGGGCAGGTCAATGTCGCCATCCGAGACCGCCAACCGGGATCATCCTTCAAACCCTATGTCTATCTCGATGCCTTTACCAAAGGCTATGTTCCCGAAACAGTTCTCTACGATGTGCCCACAAATTTCTCCACTGACGACGGCAAGTCCTATGAACCGCAAAACTATGACGGCACTTTTCATGGTCCCATTGCACTCATGAAGGCGCTCGGCGGCTCGCTCAACATTCCCGCTGTCAAAGTGCTCTATTTGGTTGGCGTGAAAGATGCCATCACACTCGCAAAAAATCTCGGCATCACGACACTCAATCAGCCAGATCGCTACGGACTTTCTCTTGTCTTGGGTGGCGGCGAAGTGAAGCTGCTCGACCATGTGAACGCCTACGCCACGCTGGCAACCGGAGGCATTAAGCACGAGAAAACCGCCATACTTCGCATCGAAAATTCCAAGGGCGAAGTACAAGAGGAATACCAAGATTCTCCCGGCGAACGCATCGTTGCCGAGAAGTTCGTTGCCATGCTCGACTCTGTGCTCTCCAACAATGACAACCGAGCCTGGGTCTTCGGCGCCAACAGCCCGCTTCGTTTTGACAATCGACCCGTTGTCGCCAAAACCGGCACCACGAATGAGTGGCGCGACGCCTGGACCATCGGCTATACTCCCTCTCTCGCTGTTGGCGTCTGGGCGGGAAACAACGACAACACCCCCATGAAACCCGGCTCCGACGGCTCCTATGTAGCCGCTCCCATCTGGCGAGCCTTTCTGGACAAGGCGCTCGAGAATACCGCCGTCGAAGAATTTCCGAAATACAATCCGGACGATGAGATCGTACCGCGCGACAATGACGGCGATCTCAAAGAAACCGAGTCCGACAACAGCACCGATACCGCTACAGAAAACGCCCCATCTGAAACAACAGAGACAACCGATCAAACAGATGATCCACTCGATCCGCATTTCCCCAAAATCACGAAGCCACTCCTCGGTGGATGGATTGAGAAGAAAGAAGGTGTAAAGGTTTGCGAGATACCAAAAAGCGACAATCTCTGCCTCGCAAGCGATGCCTGTCCGGAAAAGGAACAGTTCAAGCGCGATTTCATCAGTCCGCACGACATCCTCTTCTATGTCGACCGAAACGATCCTCGCGGTCCCATTCCCGACAAGCCCGATCGCGATCCGCAATACAAACTCTGGGATAAAGCTGCCGAAGAATGGTACGGCAAAGACAAGAAGGTCATATTCGAAAGCCCACCAACGGAGAAGTGCTCCGAGAAAGACTTTTCTTCAAAGTTCGGACCGAGCATTTCTCTCTCCGTCCCAAGCGAAACCTCAGATGCGTCGTTCTCCATTTCTGCCGAAGGCGATGCGCCCTATGGCGTCGACTCATTGGAAATATTCGTTGATGGAGACAAAGTAGACTCGAGTGGTAGCGACTCACTCTCCACTACCTACGCCATCCCCAATGGAAAGCGCGGCGACACCCTCTCCGTCGAAGCTCGCCTCAAAGACAATAACGGCAACGAAGTCAAAACCTCGAAAGACGTAAAGACCACCGCCCCATCGGAAACATCATAG
- a CDS encoding ATP-grasp domain-containing protein: MLNLAEAEVPIPRTYFSPSYTDAHIENASKYLGFPVVIKESNTSHGLGVFLAKNREDLKDILHKRQALPEKRMLFLQEFIDNTFEYRLLVLGNTVAVAEKKVRDRGREFRNNVHLGATEEFIDPAHVELVAKEAAILAARTTNIEVAGVDVVINKEDSPIIFEVNSCPEFTLDEEISNEIEKLSEYLALCERT; the protein is encoded by the coding sequence ATGCTTAACCTTGCGGAAGCTGAAGTCCCAATCCCGAGGACATACTTCTCGCCCTCATACACAGATGCGCATATCGAAAATGCTTCCAAATACCTTGGATTTCCCGTGGTCATAAAAGAATCGAACACTTCTCACGGATTAGGTGTTTTTCTTGCAAAGAACCGGGAGGATTTAAAAGATATTCTCCATAAAAGACAAGCACTACCGGAAAAAAGAATGTTATTTCTTCAAGAATTCATAGATAACACATTTGAGTACAGACTTCTTGTTTTAGGGAATACTGTCGCCGTTGCCGAGAAAAAAGTTCGAGACCGCGGACGAGAGTTTAGAAACAATGTGCACTTGGGCGCTACCGAAGAATTTATAGACCCAGCACATGTTGAACTCGTTGCAAAAGAAGCGGCTATTCTTGCGGCAAGGACAACCAATATAGAAGTTGCAGGAGTTGATGTCGTCATCAACAAAGAAGACTCTCCTATAATATTCGAGGTAAATAGCTGTCCGGAGTTCACACTTGATGAAGAAATCTCAAACGAAATTGAAAAACTTTCTGAATATCTCGCCCTATGCGAAAGAACATAG